One Glycine max cultivar Williams 82 chromosome 6, Glycine_max_v4.0, whole genome shotgun sequence DNA segment encodes these proteins:
- the LOC100780848 gene encoding uncharacterized protein — MASSLGIACGGNNAKLGIPKQRCGSVLQPPCSLAMGRSTARVGRITAAMATATAVMTTATAKEQETTTPMMMAMELFGKRDGGAKNDAVEGQERLDRWMRESVVEIVKNLKEAPLLVQVFPKSATMTTEKRMVVEDWPAVKERWESGETPVPEGVIFVEELDGDTAEDGGGERTTRAWGVVVQGKGVGCGPVCYLLKTVRVGSGPGSGMGICSTHFCLVKVKDFRETVQSQLKNCWLLQSQCQWNNYK, encoded by the coding sequence ATGGCGTCGTCTCTGGGAATTGCTTGCGGTGGAAACAACGCCAAATTAGGGATCCCAAAGCAGCGGTGTGGTTCGGTTCTTCAGCCGCCGTGCTCCCTCGCTATGGGGCGCTCGACGGCGAGGGTGGGGAGGATCACGGCGGCGATGGCCACGGCCACGGCGGTGATGACCACGGCCACGGCGAAGGAGCAAGAGACTACCACTCCGATGATGATGGCAATGGAGCTGTTCGGGAAACGCGATGGAGGAGCCAAAAACGACGCTGTTGAGGGACAGGAGAGGCTGGACAGGTGGATGAGAGAGTCGGTGGTGGAGATCGTGAAGAATTTGAAAGAAGCGCCTCTGCTGGTGCAGGTTTTTCCCAAATCGGCGACGATGACGACGGAGAAGAGGATGGTGGTGGAGGACTGGCCGGCGGTAAAGGAGCGCTGGGAATCCGGTGAGACGCCGGTGCCGGAGGGAGTCATATTCGTGGAGGAGTTGGACGGAGACACGGCGGAGGATGGCGGCGGAGAGAGGACGACGAGGGCGTGGGGGGTGGTGGTTCAGGGGAAGGGCGTCGGGTGCGGCCCGGTTTGTTATCTTTTAAAGACCGTTCGGGTCGGGTCAGGACCCGGTTCGGGAATGGGGATTTGTTCGACCCATTTTTGTTTGGTGAAAGTGAAGGACTTCAGGGAAACGGTGCAGTCGCAGCTAAAAAATTGTTGGCTTTTGCAGAGCCAGTGCCAGTGGAATAACTATAAATGa